The following coding sequences are from one Nicotiana tomentosiformis chromosome 3, ASM39032v3, whole genome shotgun sequence window:
- the LOC104086969 gene encoding metacaspase-3-like codes for MESRRHSCRQCGLQLPAPIGVKAIYCPRCQRSTQFQPRNNMHGVPTVNANGPYSNNINAMNTGLPAYPAKPSQLTTGFGYGNYRPQSFQFRSPQVMRPQPPPAVHGRKRAVLCGANYRGHNKSLKGSINDVLAMRYLLVDKLGFPNASVIILTENEKDIFRIPTKANIRAALRWLVHSCQPGDSLVFHYSGHGSRVRDLDGDEVDGYDESLCPIDFETEGRILDDEINETIIRPLPRGATLHAIIDACHSGTFLDLQFMCRINRGGSYMWEDHRTPHSTYKGTRGGIAICISACDDHQSSGDTIAFTGFPTGALTYSFVKTMEQEPKLTYGRLLLSMHKKIHETQKGIGLNSKDVSQEPQLSASVRFDIHSKLLTL; via the exons ATGGAAAGCAGAAGGCACAGCTGCAGGCAGTGTGGACTGCAGCTGCCAGCTCCTATTGGAGTAAAAGCCATTTACTGTCCAAGGTGCCAACGTTCCACACAATTCCAACCAAGAAATAATATGCATGGTGTCCCTACAGTCAATGCCAACGGGCCGTACAGTAACAATATTAATGCAATGAACACAGGGCTACCAGCTTATCCTGCCAAACCAAGTCAATTAACAACTGGATTTGGTTATGGAAATTATAGGCCACAGTCCTTCCAGTTCAGGTCACCACAGGTCATGCGACCTCAGCCTCCACCAGCAGTGCATGGACGGAAGCGAGCAGTTCTATGTGGAGCTAACTACCGTGGGCATAACAAGAGTTTGAAAGGTAGCATCAATGACGTTTTAGCCATGAGATATCTTTTGGTCGACAAGTTGGGGTTCCCCAATGCATCAGTAATTATTCTTACAG AGAATGAGAAAGATATATTTAGAATCCCAACCAAAGCCAATATTAGAGCAGCCCTGCGTTGGCTTGTTCACAGTTGCCAACCAGGTGATTCATTGGTATTTCATTACTCTGGCCATGGCTCACGAGTACGTGACCTTGACGGCGATGAAGTTGATGGATACGATGAATCACTATGCCCTATTGACTTCGAAACAGAAGGACGAATACTAGATGATGAGATCAACGAAACCATTATAAGGCCTCTACCTCGTGGTGCCACACTTCATGCTATAATTGACGCTTGCCATAGTGGAACTTTTCTAGATTTGCAGTTCATGTGCAGAATAAACAG GGGAGGAAGCTATATGTGGGAAGATCATCGCACTCCACACAGCACATATAAAGGTACCAGAGGGGGAATAGCAATATGTATCAGCGCCTGTGATGATCATCAGAGCTCTGGAGATACCATT GCTTTCACAGGTTTTCCAACTGGTGCACTGACTTATAGTTTTGTGAAAACAATGGAGCAAGAGCCTAAATTGACTTATGGACGCTTGCTTCTATCAATGCACAAGAAGATCCACGAGACACAGAAAGGAATAGGCCTGAATAGTAAAGATGTATCTCAG GAGCCTCAACTATCCGCTTCTGTACGGTTTGATATCCACTCCAAGCTACTCACCCTATAG